One genomic window of Solanum stenotomum isolate F172 chromosome 9, ASM1918654v1, whole genome shotgun sequence includes the following:
- the LOC125877922 gene encoding defensin D1-like yields the protein MAKYTTFLALLFCLFLVAATEIQMAEGKYCWKKSDKWNGPCQYSYKCSYHCKHYYGAKYGICKKYKPWGHKYYWAKYACYCYSPCHY from the exons ATGgcaaaatacactacttttctCGCCCTCCTCTTTTGCCTCTTCCTTGTTGCTGCAACTG AAATACAAATGGCAGAAGGGAAATATTGTTGGAAAAAAAGTGACAAGTGGAATGGGCCTTGTCAATACTCTTACAAATGTAGTTATCATTGCAAACACTACTATGGAGCTAAATATGGTATCTGTAAGAAGTACAAACCATGGGGTCACAAATATTATTGGGCAAAATATGCTTGCTATTGTTACTCACCTTGCCACTACTAA
- the LOC125877915 gene encoding defensin D1-like produces MAKYTAFLALLFCLFLVAATEIQMAEGKYCWKKSDKWNGPCQYSYKCSHHCKYYYGAKYGICKKYKPWDHKYYWAKYACYCYSPCHY; encoded by the exons ATGGCAAAGTACACTGCTTTTCTTGCCCTCCTCTTTTGCCTCTTCCTTGTTGCTGCTACTG aaataCAAATGGCAGAAGGAAAATACTGTTGGAAAAAAAGTGACAAGTGGAATGGACCATGTCAATACTCTTACAAATGTAGTCATCATTGCAAGTATTATTATGGAGCTAAATATGGTATCTGTAAGAAGTACAAACCATGGGATCACAAATATTACTGGGCAAAATATGCTTGCTACTGCTACTCACCTTGCCACTACTAA
- the LOC125877916 gene encoding defensin D1-like → MAKYSTFLALLLCLFLVAATEIQMAEGKYCWKKSDKWNGPCQYSYKCSYHCKHYYGAKYGICKKYKPWGHKYYWAKYACYCYSPCHY, encoded by the exons ATGGCAAAGTACAGTACTTTTCTCGCCCTCCTCCTTTGCCTCTTCCTTGTTGCTGCAACTG AAATACAAATGGCAGAAGGCAAATACTGTTGGAAAAAAAGTGACAAGTGGAATGGACCTTGTCAATACTCTTACAAATGTAGTTATCATTGCAAGCACTACTATGGAGCTAAATATGGTATTTGTAAGAAGTACAAACCATGGGGTCACAAATATTACTGGGCAAAATATGCTTGCTACTGTTACTCACCTTGTCACTACTAA